A portion of the Simkania negevensis Z genome contains these proteins:
- a CDS encoding SET domain-containing protein-lysine N-methyltransferase, whose translation MTKVLRKGYDVVFQERFGIKTQIQYLNDVEVDSNVAARFKRSWKQFLPKAKPIISEYRGERLDAFFRQLEIDGTDERYCRRVTIRYISPKVGYGVFATEDIPPYSTLHHYTGVLMLDEDIDPDHDSTFSFSEYKDYSIDAMHKGNWTRFMNHGDPAKGATNVIPWEHYIDEGPRVVFTTGRFGVRKGRQLLYSYGDEYWTERKFVSL comes from the coding sequence ATGACTAAAGTATTACGCAAAGGGTATGATGTGGTTTTTCAAGAAAGATTTGGAATTAAAACTCAGATTCAATATTTAAATGATGTTGAAGTCGATTCAAATGTTGCCGCTCGTTTTAAACGCTCATGGAAACAATTTCTTCCAAAAGCAAAACCAATCATCTCCGAGTATCGGGGTGAAAGGCTTGATGCGTTCTTTCGCCAGCTTGAAATCGATGGGACAGATGAAAGGTATTGCCGTCGGGTCACTATCCGCTATATTAGTCCAAAAGTAGGATACGGGGTTTTTGCAACAGAAGACATTCCTCCTTATTCGACTTTGCATCATTATACAGGTGTCCTAATGCTCGATGAGGACATTGACCCTGATCATGATAGTACGTTTTCTTTCTCAGAATATAAGGACTACTCTATTGATGCGATGCACAAGGGGAATTGGACTCGGTTCATGAACCATGGAGATCCTGCCAAGGGAGCGACCAATGTCATTCCCTGGGAGCATTATATTGATGAAGGGCCAAGGGTAGTCTTTACGACAGGGCGTTTCGGAGTGAGGAAAGGACGGCAGCTCCTATATTCATATGGCGATGAATATTGGACTGAACGGAAGTTTGTTTCCTTATAA
- a CDS encoding phosphatase PAP2 family protein — translation MNLKSKAFLILLLIVFSMTILLVILSYFFVDREVSTWVYEKQLRRFAFLNWFSEIAKYLNALSAFSLIYFGIKRLWKNGKIPEQGLLAVALSSIFASVITDSSKAFFGRYWPETWIQNNPSWIQNKAYGFHFFHVGWSYFSFPSGHTAIIVAVGTMIWLVFPKWRLLSLLLITLEVMGLVGMNFHFVGDVIGGAFIGWLVALFVYHYLIPNRAT, via the coding sequence ATGAATCTAAAATCCAAAGCCTTCCTCATTCTGCTCCTAATTGTTTTTTCAATGACCATTCTCCTCGTCATTCTCTCATATTTCTTCGTAGATCGAGAAGTCTCAACTTGGGTCTATGAAAAGCAATTGCGTCGATTTGCTTTTCTCAACTGGTTTTCTGAAATTGCAAAGTATCTTAACGCTCTTTCGGCTTTTAGCTTGATCTACTTTGGGATCAAGCGACTTTGGAAAAATGGAAAGATACCTGAGCAGGGACTTTTAGCTGTAGCACTTTCTTCCATTTTCGCAAGTGTCATCACCGATTCTTCAAAAGCATTTTTTGGTCGTTACTGGCCAGAAACCTGGATCCAAAATAACCCTTCTTGGATTCAAAATAAAGCCTATGGATTTCATTTCTTCCATGTGGGTTGGAGTTATTTCTCCTTTCCATCAGGACATACTGCCATCATTGTTGCTGTGGGAACGATGATTTGGCTTGTCTTTCCCAAATGGCGTCTTTTAAGTCTCCTCCTCATTACCCTAGAAGTGATGGGGCTTGTTGGCATGAACTTCCACTTCGTTGGAGATGTTATTGGAGGCGCTTTTATTGGCTGGCTAGTCGCTCTTTTTGTTTATCACTATTTAATCCCCAATCGTGCAACATGA
- a CDS encoding CatB-related O-acetyltransferase produces MIVGPDPNEKFPVKSLGKKLCFVKNVLSSHNCDVGDYTYYYDPLGAENFEDLCIINMFEHKKTHLKIGKFTCIAPRSLFILDRAYRKLKGTSSYPFQLFEEGWHDVGDCGTVAWCGNVEVGNDVFVGAHSILIPGAKLGDGVVLAPNSTVIDEIPPYTMAAGSPAKPIRKRFKPRVTEELLSIRWWDWDIEKITRNIPAIQSTDIELLKNAK; encoded by the coding sequence ATGATCGTCGGACCTGATCCTAACGAAAAGTTTCCAGTTAAATCACTTGGCAAAAAGCTCTGCTTTGTGAAAAACGTCCTTTCATCCCACAACTGTGATGTTGGAGACTATACTTACTACTACGATCCGCTTGGAGCTGAAAACTTTGAAGACTTGTGCATCATCAACATGTTTGAGCACAAAAAGACTCACCTGAAGATTGGGAAGTTTACTTGTATCGCTCCCCGTTCTCTTTTCATTTTAGACCGAGCCTACCGCAAACTCAAAGGAACCTCTTCCTACCCCTTTCAGTTGTTTGAGGAAGGTTGGCATGATGTAGGAGATTGTGGCACCGTTGCTTGGTGTGGGAATGTGGAAGTTGGAAATGATGTTTTCGTGGGAGCTCACTCTATTTTAATTCCTGGGGCAAAGCTTGGAGATGGAGTCGTTCTCGCTCCAAACTCTACAGTCATCGATGAAATCCCTCCCTATACAATGGCAGCTGGCTCACCTGCAAAACCCATTCGGAAAAGATTCAAACCCCGTGTCACGGAAGAACTCCTCTCGATTCGTTGGTGGGATTGGGATATAGAAAAAATCACCCGAAATATCCCCGCGATTCAAAGCACGGATATCGAGCTTTTAAAAAACGCAAAATAA
- a CDS encoding DUF378 domain-containing protein: MKKLDILVCFLLCLGGVNWGLIGLFDFNLVEYFVGRTWLDRLIYVLIGASAIYQAVGWKSIQKRWKSS, encoded by the coding sequence ATGAAAAAATTAGATATTCTTGTTTGTTTCTTGCTCTGTCTAGGGGGGGTGAACTGGGGATTGATTGGCCTTTTCGATTTCAATCTTGTAGAATACTTTGTTGGTAGAACTTGGTTAGACCGTTTGATTTACGTTTTAATCGGCGCCTCTGCGATTTATCAAGCTGTTGGCTGGAAGTCTATCCAAAAACGTTGGAAATCAAGTTAG
- a CDS encoding adenylate kinase — MKRILFSMFISSFLALATILVPPLHAGEKKQETRVLIMLGPPGAGKGTQAAVVRDTLQIPHISTGDLLRENRKQGTELGKKAQAFMDKGQLVPDNLILDMLFARVSQEDCQKGYILDGFPRTLAQAKAYDERLGKSSKVIAINLDIADEEIIDRLTNRMVCSSCSTPYHRIHFPPKKEMTCDSCEGTLVQRADDTEKVVRNRLDVYHQQTEPLISYYESQKTLQTVVCNQSKDKITKEILSILRQSY; from the coding sequence ATGAAAAGGATTCTATTTTCTATGTTTATCAGCAGTTTTTTAGCACTTGCAACCATCTTGGTTCCCCCTCTACACGCAGGAGAGAAAAAGCAAGAAACACGTGTACTCATCATGCTTGGACCTCCAGGAGCTGGAAAAGGAACTCAGGCCGCTGTTGTTCGCGACACTTTGCAGATTCCCCACATTTCAACTGGAGATCTCTTACGCGAAAACAGAAAGCAAGGAACAGAACTTGGGAAAAAAGCTCAAGCTTTTATGGATAAGGGACAACTAGTTCCTGATAACCTCATTCTAGACATGCTTTTTGCTCGCGTCTCCCAAGAAGATTGCCAAAAAGGGTACATCCTTGATGGGTTTCCTCGTACACTCGCTCAAGCAAAAGCTTACGATGAACGGCTAGGAAAAAGCTCAAAAGTGATTGCCATCAACCTCGACATCGCAGATGAAGAGATTATTGATCGTTTAACAAACCGCATGGTTTGTTCTTCTTGCAGTACACCCTATCACCGCATTCACTTTCCTCCAAAAAAGGAAATGACATGTGATAGTTGCGAAGGAACACTCGTGCAACGAGCTGATGACACTGAAAAAGTCGTTCGCAATCGACTCGATGTGTATCATCAACAAACAGAGCCGTTAATTTCTTACTATGAAAGTCAAAAGACCTTGCAAACTGTTGTGTGTAACCAATCAAAAGACAAAATCACAAAAGAGATTTTGTCCATTTTGAGACAAAGCTACTGA
- a CDS encoding TrmH family RNA methyltransferase, giving the protein MQLEDLLIKFSPKKIIEALSIFLTEERKVRIDQVLEKRVKGVQVALEAPADIHNALAVTRTGEALGVYQFHLIDAQLVKGQGKATMRGSSRWIHLYRHNTLEVFRSKMKGFILAGASLDGELTLEELPKDRPLCLLFGNERKGLTSEAKAMCDLLYHIPMVGMVESFNLSVSAGLSLYQMMRGKTEGDLNHEEQLEEKARYYARSIGIKVAHDILQRSRQ; this is encoded by the coding sequence ATGCAGCTCGAAGACCTCTTAATCAAATTTTCCCCTAAAAAGATTATCGAGGCACTGAGCATTTTTCTCACTGAAGAGAGAAAAGTAAGGATTGATCAAGTCCTTGAGAAGCGGGTAAAAGGTGTGCAGGTAGCATTAGAAGCCCCAGCTGACATTCACAATGCACTAGCAGTTACGCGTACAGGAGAAGCTCTTGGGGTTTATCAATTTCATCTTATCGATGCTCAACTTGTCAAAGGACAAGGAAAGGCAACGATGCGGGGGAGTTCAAGATGGATTCATTTATACCGGCACAATACGCTCGAAGTATTTCGCTCAAAAATGAAAGGATTTATCCTTGCAGGAGCTTCGCTTGATGGAGAGCTTACTTTAGAAGAACTTCCGAAAGATCGTCCTCTATGTTTGCTTTTCGGGAATGAAAGAAAAGGGCTAACTTCAGAAGCAAAGGCAATGTGTGATCTTCTGTATCACATTCCTATGGTTGGGATGGTCGAGAGTTTTAATTTGTCGGTGTCTGCTGGTTTAAGTTTGTACCAAATGATGCGAGGCAAAACAGAAGGGGATTTGAATCATGAGGAGCAACTAGAAGAAAAAGCTCGCTATTATGCGCGGTCTATTGGGATCAAGGTTGCCCACGATATTTTACAAAGGAGTAGACAATGA
- a CDS encoding extracellular solute-binding protein codes for MMKKALLTSILFFCLPLCLKAQEIYLWHAFEGFLEEKFLEIVADFNHHSDTYQVIPVYKGNYKVTYEEGIRAFDEGHPPHLLQVYEVASLSMMLESSRYVSVETIMKNYYPSFDPFVYIDVVRDFYSSFEGEMHSLPWNTSTGILFYNKEAFRRAGLDPERPPKTWLELEEMGEKLMAVGYQGFTTAWPAAYHLEHLCSWHNLPFGTEENGFKSLNGRLIFDQEGQIFHWTKLTEWQQSGLFSYSGRYTAEPEKKFTDGECAILLQGANRLPLLSRAADFEIGVGFMPYWSHLVESPHNLNVGGSSFWVMQGFSEKEYLAIAQFFEYLSSPPVQANWHQATGYLPVTDAAYYLTKKRGFYEGHPAHEIAVLEVMEKRATSYSKGVRFGNYVEVRDLIVDYLEKALTGELTPEDALHQAAEEGNQLLEEFQKRYGSN; via the coding sequence ATGATGAAAAAAGCTCTTTTAACTTCGATCCTCTTCTTTTGCCTTCCCCTCTGCTTGAAAGCGCAAGAAATCTATCTGTGGCATGCATTCGAAGGATTTCTTGAAGAAAAGTTTTTGGAAATTGTAGCCGATTTCAATCATCATTCTGATACTTATCAGGTCATTCCCGTCTATAAGGGAAATTACAAAGTGACTTATGAAGAGGGAATCCGCGCTTTCGATGAAGGTCATCCTCCTCATCTTTTGCAAGTATATGAAGTGGCCTCCTTATCGATGATGTTAGAGTCTAGTCGATATGTTTCTGTAGAAACAATCATGAAAAATTACTATCCTAGCTTTGACCCTTTTGTTTATATCGATGTCGTACGTGATTTCTATTCTAGTTTTGAAGGAGAGATGCATTCTCTCCCATGGAATACTTCTACGGGAATTTTGTTTTACAATAAGGAAGCCTTTCGAAGAGCTGGACTTGATCCAGAGCGTCCTCCAAAAACATGGCTTGAACTCGAGGAGATGGGTGAAAAACTTATGGCTGTCGGGTATCAAGGTTTCACAACGGCATGGCCTGCAGCGTATCATCTAGAACATTTATGTTCTTGGCATAACCTTCCATTTGGTACCGAAGAAAATGGGTTTAAAAGTTTGAATGGCCGCTTGATTTTTGATCAAGAGGGGCAAATCTTCCACTGGACAAAACTTACTGAATGGCAACAAAGTGGCCTTTTTTCTTACAGTGGGCGTTATACTGCTGAACCTGAGAAAAAGTTTACAGACGGGGAGTGCGCAATCTTATTACAAGGAGCAAACCGATTGCCTCTTTTAAGTCGCGCTGCTGATTTTGAGATTGGAGTGGGCTTTATGCCCTATTGGTCTCACCTTGTTGAGTCGCCACACAATCTCAATGTTGGTGGATCCTCTTTTTGGGTGATGCAAGGGTTTAGTGAAAAAGAGTATCTGGCGATTGCCCAGTTTTTTGAATACTTATCTTCTCCTCCAGTCCAAGCCAATTGGCATCAAGCAACCGGTTATCTCCCTGTCACTGACGCCGCTTATTACCTGACCAAAAAAAGAGGCTTTTACGAAGGCCATCCTGCCCACGAGATTGCAGTCTTAGAGGTCATGGAAAAAAGAGCCACTTCTTATTCAAAGGGAGTCCGTTTTGGCAATTATGTCGAAGTGCGAGATCTCATTGTCGATTATCTAGAAAAAGCCTTAACAGGCGAGTTGACTCCTGAAGATGCTTTGCATCAAGCTGCAGAGGAAGGAAATCAGCTTCTAGAAGAATTTCAGAAACGTTACGGTTCTAATTGA
- a CDS encoding pyridoxine/pyridoxamine 5'-phosphate oxidase encodes MQRLIIAFFCFVLPLTTLCAQENQNPILKSKQWFEEEKQKSDRGFHRFATLSTIGPDGRPYSRMIEIVGMSQKNGILFFTHRSTNKAKHLLVNPYAALNIWLPKTLRQISINGLVKEVPNDIAESSWKRMPRFMKITFLASEHNGVLPSPDALEERKAKLEEVYKESEIPMPETFVGYRLTPDQAIFYEIKPRSFPERELAELQENQWIVSQLEP; translated from the coding sequence ATGCAAAGACTTATCATAGCTTTTTTCTGTTTCGTTTTACCTTTAACAACCCTTTGCGCACAGGAAAATCAAAACCCTATCTTGAAATCCAAACAGTGGTTTGAAGAAGAAAAACAAAAAAGCGATCGCGGCTTTCATCGCTTCGCGACTTTGTCGACTATTGGACCTGATGGCCGCCCTTATTCTCGTATGATTGAAATCGTAGGGATGAGTCAAAAAAATGGAATCCTCTTTTTCACCCATCGCAGCACAAATAAAGCAAAGCACCTATTAGTGAACCCTTACGCTGCACTTAACATTTGGCTTCCTAAAACTCTCCGCCAAATTTCTATCAACGGCCTAGTCAAAGAAGTGCCAAATGATATTGCAGAAAGTTCATGGAAAAGAATGCCCCGCTTTATGAAAATCACCTTTCTTGCTTCAGAGCATAATGGAGTGCTTCCTTCTCCTGATGCATTAGAAGAACGTAAAGCCAAACTAGAAGAAGTTTATAAGGAGAGTGAGATTCCGATGCCTGAAACTTTTGTAGGTTATCGACTCACACCTGACCAGGCAATTTTCTATGAAATCAAGCCCCGTAGTTTCCCTGAGAGAGAGCTTGCTGAGCTTCAAGAAAATCAATGGATCGTTTCTCAATTAGAACCGTAA
- a CDS encoding ATP-grasp domain-containing protein has protein sequence MGHTVYTADSTRFHICRYSKAVKKNFIVPSPRFEPKKFIDRLVEIVEREKIDLIIPTFEEIFCFSKDLHRFPQSCKIFSTSFQILDQLHNKWLFNEKLHHMGITAPESYLVKTKEDFDTLPLKFPYIIKPCYSRAAQRVIKVQDKKQLENVLIDPHNPWVAQEWLKGKKLCTYSIANQGKLSAHAVYPLEFSIDESSCLNFEAIEHPAIEEWVKNFVEKEKFTGQVGFDFIELDDGSLYPIECNPRSTSGLHLFRKEDHLPLAFFNETLQLIKPKIGFSKQVAIGMLLYGWKTKHPQKNYSHFIKKLLSVEDVIFSRHDLSPFLIQPFLFVTYIVRCLKLRMRIPSMFTFDIDWNGDAHSMHEQMNYKLD, from the coding sequence ATGGGGCACACAGTCTACACTGCTGACTCGACCCGTTTTCATATTTGTCGCTACTCAAAAGCCGTTAAGAAAAATTTTATTGTCCCCAGTCCCCGTTTTGAGCCGAAGAAGTTTATTGATCGCCTTGTTGAGATCGTCGAAAGAGAAAAAATCGACCTGATCATCCCCACCTTTGAAGAGATTTTTTGTTTTTCAAAAGACCTTCACCGCTTCCCTCAATCTTGTAAGATTTTCAGTACCTCATTCCAAATACTTGATCAGCTCCACAACAAGTGGCTCTTCAATGAAAAGCTTCACCATATGGGCATAACTGCTCCTGAGTCTTATTTAGTCAAAACGAAAGAAGATTTTGACACCCTTCCACTGAAGTTTCCTTATATTATCAAGCCGTGTTATTCCCGTGCTGCACAGAGGGTGATCAAAGTTCAAGACAAAAAACAACTCGAAAATGTCTTAATTGATCCTCATAATCCTTGGGTGGCTCAAGAATGGCTCAAAGGAAAAAAACTCTGTACTTATAGCATTGCAAATCAAGGAAAGCTTTCTGCTCATGCTGTCTATCCCCTAGAGTTCTCGATCGACGAAAGCTCATGTTTAAACTTTGAAGCCATCGAACATCCAGCTATTGAAGAATGGGTGAAAAACTTTGTAGAGAAAGAAAAATTCACAGGTCAAGTCGGATTTGATTTCATTGAGCTAGACGACGGAAGCCTATACCCTATTGAGTGCAACCCTAGATCGACGAGTGGACTCCATTTGTTCAGAAAAGAAGATCACCTCCCCTTAGCTTTTTTCAATGAAACCTTGCAACTGATCAAGCCGAAAATAGGTTTCTCTAAGCAAGTTGCGATTGGAATGCTTCTCTATGGCTGGAAGACAAAACACCCTCAAAAAAACTACTCTCACTTTATTAAAAAACTCCTCAGTGTTGAAGATGTCATCTTTTCTCGACACGACTTGAGTCCTTTTCTCATTCAACCCTTTTTGTTCGTAACCTATATTGTCCGCTGTCTTAAATTGCGGATGCGTATTCCCTCGATGTTTACCTTTGACATTGATTGGAACGGAGACGCACATAGCATGCACGAGCAAATGAACTACAAACTCGACTAA
- a CDS encoding ferric reductase-like transmembrane domain-containing protein translates to MEKRVKKYLIEGSLVLPAVIFLLIPVVFGMWGEKTWKKLLIQSGFITLSMLIFSLVLSPLNRFFPKWHFIKFFNRFRREIGLAVFFYACFHFFCFIIRAIEKKGWFDPHYFLHPVVIPGLFAFLILLLLAVTSNNWSIKKMGYRKWKGLHRLIYVGEIAVFIHVYLKSPFYALVLILPLVCIQIGCYFFVRRNQ, encoded by the coding sequence ATGGAAAAAAGGGTAAAGAAATATCTCATAGAAGGGTCTTTAGTATTACCGGCGGTGATTTTTTTACTCATTCCGGTTGTGTTTGGAATGTGGGGAGAGAAAACATGGAAAAAACTTCTCATCCAATCGGGTTTTATCACACTTTCAATGTTGATTTTCAGTTTGGTTCTTTCACCTCTCAATCGCTTTTTCCCAAAATGGCATTTCATTAAATTTTTCAATCGTTTCCGTCGTGAAATTGGGCTTGCGGTTTTCTTTTATGCTTGCTTTCACTTTTTCTGTTTTATCATACGCGCAATCGAAAAAAAAGGGTGGTTTGACCCCCACTACTTTTTGCATCCTGTGGTGATTCCAGGGCTGTTTGCCTTTTTGATTTTGCTCTTGCTTGCAGTCACGAGTAATAATTGGAGTATCAAGAAGATGGGATATCGAAAATGGAAAGGATTACATCGCTTAATTTATGTGGGAGAAATTGCGGTATTTATTCACGTCTATTTAAAGTCGCCTTTTTACGCGCTTGTTCTCATTCTCCCACTTGTTTGCATCCAGATTGGTTGCTATTTCTTCGTTCGAAGAAATCAGTAG
- a CDS encoding DUF378 domain-containing protein, with translation MLKKLDSLAILLLVIGGIVWGFIGLYRLNLVTYVFDREWIIRIIYVIFGLSMIYHLISWKNSKKKKGAKR, from the coding sequence ATGCTAAAGAAGCTCGATAGTTTAGCCATTCTTTTACTAGTAATCGGTGGTATTGTTTGGGGGTTTATTGGACTATATCGTTTGAACTTAGTGACCTATGTATTTGATCGTGAGTGGATCATTCGAATCATTTATGTGATCTTCGGTTTATCGATGATTTATCATCTCATTTCTTGGAAAAACAGCAAGAAGAAGAAGGGCGCAAAGAGATAA
- a CDS encoding dienelactone hydrolase family protein — protein MKTELVEYSHEDATLEAFIAYDDANQEKRPGVLIFHAWRGRDDFVCDKAKWLAELGFVGCALDVYGKGVLGSGPEVNAKLMEPFMADRNFLRNRMQAGLQVARNHPLVDTGRLGAIGFCFGGLCALDLARSGAPLKGVVSFHGLLMAPERMKNPPIKAKVLVLHGHDDPMVPPEQVLAFEKEMTEANVDWQVHVYGQTVHAFTNPVANDPKMGTVYSPVAEKRSMHAMYNFFKEVL, from the coding sequence ATGAAAACAGAGCTAGTTGAATATTCTCATGAAGATGCAACACTTGAAGCATTTATTGCCTATGATGATGCCAATCAAGAAAAACGACCTGGGGTTTTGATTTTTCACGCTTGGCGTGGACGGGATGATTTTGTTTGTGACAAGGCAAAGTGGCTGGCGGAACTTGGGTTTGTAGGTTGCGCTTTAGACGTGTATGGAAAAGGTGTGCTTGGAAGTGGTCCAGAAGTTAATGCGAAGCTTATGGAGCCCTTCATGGCAGATCGTAATTTTTTGAGAAATCGGATGCAAGCTGGGCTTCAAGTGGCGCGTAATCATCCTTTGGTGGATACCGGTCGCCTTGGAGCAATTGGGTTTTGTTTTGGAGGACTTTGCGCCCTAGATTTAGCCCGCAGTGGAGCGCCTCTCAAAGGGGTTGTCAGTTTTCACGGCCTTCTTATGGCCCCAGAGAGGATGAAGAATCCACCCATAAAGGCAAAAGTTCTCGTGTTACATGGACATGATGATCCGATGGTTCCTCCAGAGCAGGTTCTAGCTTTCGAGAAAGAGATGACAGAAGCTAATGTAGATTGGCAAGTTCATGTTTATGGTCAAACAGTGCATGCTTTTACGAATCCCGTTGCAAATGACCCAAAAATGGGGACAGTTTACTCTCCTGTTGCAGAGAAAAGATCGATGCATGCGATGTATAACTTCTTCAAAGAAGTACTTTGA
- a CDS encoding TROVE domain-containing protein — MNIKYSQHFNLRNPKTPQTEAAYGATLNNAGGYSFELDRWQKLDRFLILGTEGGTYYVTERKLTQANAKNVQVCIQTDGIRTVKQIVTISQSGRAPKNDPALFALAMCASLGNEITRNEALKSLSLVARTATHLFVFAEYAHAFRGWGRGLKRSIGNWYSEKEPDFLLYQIMKYQERNGWSHRDLLRLSHPKPVSSKHRALFSWACSQGKKEKQEEAIQNFEQLQATHQLKQETSLRNATELISKYKLPREVIPTNLLNKKEIWDALLRDMPITALIRNLGKMTKIGLLQELSKAEDFVIEKLTSRELLKKGRTHPLTILTALMTYTKGNGFRGKLAWKPNGRISEALEQAFYTCFEHVIPTHKRFMIGVDISASMFWGNLAGSPMTPGDAAAALSLVTKSTEERCIIKAFSHEFIDLPISKSMRLQEVISLMRAHGFGRTDCSLPMVFAKENKLNVDAFLILTDNETWAGDIYPSEALRDYRASSGIDAKLIVCGMQANAFSIANPNDRGMLDVVGFDTSTPNIISDFIRD, encoded by the coding sequence ATGAACATTAAGTACTCACAGCATTTTAATCTCAGGAATCCGAAAACACCTCAAACTGAAGCTGCTTATGGAGCAACATTAAACAATGCAGGCGGCTATTCTTTTGAGTTAGATCGATGGCAAAAATTAGATCGCTTTCTCATTTTAGGAACAGAAGGTGGAACGTATTATGTCACAGAAAGAAAACTGACCCAAGCGAATGCCAAAAATGTTCAGGTGTGTATTCAAACCGATGGAATCCGAACTGTTAAGCAAATTGTAACAATTAGCCAGTCAGGACGTGCTCCAAAAAATGATCCGGCTCTATTCGCTTTAGCAATGTGCGCAAGTTTAGGAAATGAAATAACCCGCAACGAAGCCTTGAAAAGTCTTTCTCTTGTTGCACGTACAGCAACGCATCTTTTCGTCTTTGCAGAGTACGCACACGCTTTTCGAGGATGGGGGCGCGGATTAAAAAGGAGCATTGGAAATTGGTACAGTGAGAAAGAGCCAGATTTTCTCCTTTACCAAATCATGAAATATCAAGAGCGAAATGGATGGTCCCATCGCGACCTTCTTCGTCTGAGCCACCCTAAACCTGTTTCTTCAAAGCATCGAGCCCTTTTTAGTTGGGCTTGCTCTCAAGGTAAAAAAGAAAAACAAGAAGAAGCGATTCAAAATTTTGAGCAACTTCAAGCGACTCACCAACTTAAGCAAGAAACTTCTCTTAGAAACGCTACTGAGCTTATTTCTAAATATAAGCTTCCTAGAGAAGTCATTCCCACAAATCTTCTCAATAAAAAGGAAATCTGGGATGCTCTTCTAAGAGACATGCCCATCACCGCGCTCATTAGAAACCTTGGAAAAATGACAAAAATTGGCCTCCTCCAAGAGCTCTCTAAGGCTGAAGATTTTGTCATCGAAAAACTAACAAGTCGTGAACTCCTAAAAAAAGGAAGAACCCATCCACTCACCATCCTCACAGCCCTCATGACCTATACAAAAGGAAATGGCTTTCGAGGAAAATTAGCATGGAAACCCAATGGGCGAATTTCTGAAGCTTTAGAACAAGCTTTTTACACCTGTTTTGAACATGTGATCCCTACTCATAAACGTTTCATGATTGGAGTCGATATCTCTGCTTCCATGTTTTGGGGCAACCTTGCAGGGTCACCTATGACTCCAGGGGATGCTGCTGCTGCACTAAGCCTTGTGACTAAATCAACTGAAGAGCGTTGTATCATAAAAGCTTTTAGTCATGAATTTATCGATCTACCCATTTCTAAATCCATGCGCCTTCAAGAAGTTATTTCTCTGATGAGAGCTCATGGATTTGGAAGAACAGACTGTTCCTTACCCATGGTTTTTGCTAAAGAAAACAAACTCAATGTGGACGCTTTTCTCATTTTGACAGACAACGAAACTTGGGCAGGAGACATTTATCCATCTGAAGCTCTGCGTGATTACCGCGCTTCATCTGGGATTGATGCAAAGCTCATTGTTTGCGGAATGCAGGCAAATGCTTTTAGCATCGCCAACCCTAACGATCGAGGAATGCTAGATGTCGTAGGTTTCGATACAAGCACACCAAATATCATATCAGACTTTATTCGTGATTAA